The proteins below are encoded in one region of Bacillus vallismortis:
- the tsf gene encoding translation elongation factor Ts — MAITAQQVKELREKTGAGMMDCKKALTETDGNMDKAIDLLREKGIAKAAKKADRIAAEGSTIIKTDGNKGVILEVNSETDFVAKNEGFKELLNTLADHLLTNAPADVEEAMGQKMENGATVEEYITSAVAKIGEKITLRRFTVLTKDDSSAFGAYLHMGGRIGVLTVLNGTTDEEIAKDIAMHVAAVNPRYISRDQVSEEERNHERQILTQQALQEGKPENIVAKMVEGRLNKFFEEICLLDQAFVKNPDEKVKQVVAAKNATVQTYVRYEVGEGIEKRQENFAEEVMNQVKK; from the coding sequence ATGGCAATTACTGCACAGCAAGTAAAAGAACTGCGCGAAAAAACTGGCGCGGGCATGATGGATTGTAAAAAAGCGTTAACTGAAACTGACGGAAATATGGACAAAGCAATTGACCTTTTAAGAGAAAAAGGAATTGCGAAAGCGGCGAAAAAAGCTGACCGTATCGCAGCGGAAGGTTCTACTATTATTAAAACTGACGGCAACAAAGGTGTTATCCTAGAAGTAAACTCTGAAACTGACTTCGTTGCGAAAAACGAAGGCTTCAAAGAGCTTCTTAACACGTTAGCTGACCACCTTCTTACAAATGCTCCAGCAGATGTTGAAGAAGCAATGGGTCAAAAAATGGAAAATGGTGCTACTGTTGAAGAGTACATCACAAGCGCAGTTGCTAAAATCGGTGAGAAAATCACTCTTCGCCGCTTTACAGTTCTTACAAAAGACGACAGCTCTGCATTCGGTGCTTACCTTCACATGGGCGGCCGCATCGGTGTATTAACTGTTCTGAACGGTACAACTGACGAAGAAATTGCGAAAGATATCGCTATGCACGTTGCTGCGGTTAACCCTCGTTACATTTCTCGTGATCAAGTATCTGAAGAAGAAAGAAATCATGAGCGCCAAATCTTAACTCAGCAAGCCCTTCAAGAAGGCAAACCTGAAAACATCGTAGCGAAAATGGTTGAAGGCCGTCTGAACAAATTCTTCGAAGAAATTTGTCTTTTAGATCAAGCGTTCGTTAAAAACCCAGATGAAAAAGTGAAACAAGTTGTCGCAGCGAAAAATGCAACTGTTCAAACTTATGTCCGCTATGAAGTTGGAGAAGGCATCGAAAAACGTCAAGAAAACTTTGCTGAAGAAGTAATGAACCAAGTGAAAAAATAA
- the pyrH gene encoding UMP kinase: MEKPKYKRIVLKLSGEALAGEQGNGINPTVIQSIAKQVKEIAELEVEVAVVVGGGNLWRGKTGSDLGMDRATADYMGMLATVMNSLALQDSLETLGIQSRVQTSIEMRQVAEPYIRRKAIRHLEKKRVVIFAAGTGNPYFSTDTTAALRAAEIEADVILMAKNNVDGVYNADPRKDETAVKYESLSYLDVLKDGLEVMDSTASSLCMDNDIPLIVFSIMEEGNIKRAVIGESIGTIVRGK; the protein is encoded by the coding sequence ATGGAAAAACCAAAATACAAACGTATCGTATTAAAGCTTAGCGGAGAAGCATTGGCAGGAGAACAGGGTAACGGAATTAACCCAACTGTCATTCAATCCATTGCAAAGCAAGTGAAAGAAATCGCTGAGCTTGAAGTCGAAGTGGCTGTTGTAGTAGGCGGCGGCAACTTATGGCGCGGAAAAACAGGAAGTGACCTGGGTATGGACCGTGCAACTGCTGATTATATGGGAATGCTGGCGACAGTTATGAACTCGCTTGCTCTTCAAGACAGCTTGGAAACACTCGGAATCCAGTCCAGAGTGCAAACATCCATTGAAATGAGACAAGTTGCTGAACCGTACATAAGAAGAAAAGCAATACGCCACTTAGAGAAAAAACGTGTCGTTATTTTCGCTGCGGGCACAGGAAACCCATATTTCTCAACTGATACGACAGCTGCACTGCGGGCTGCTGAAATTGAAGCAGACGTTATTTTAATGGCTAAAAATAATGTTGACGGTGTGTATAATGCGGATCCTAGAAAAGATGAAACAGCTGTTAAATATGAATCACTTTCTTATCTTGACGTTCTAAAAGACGGCCTGGAAGTCATGGATTCTACAGCATCATCTTTATGCATGGATAATGACATTCCGCTTATCGTCTTTTCTATTATGGAAGAAGGAAATATCAAACGTGCCGTTATCGGTGAATCAATCGGAACGATCGTGAGGGGGAAATAA
- the cheD gene encoding chemoreceptor glutamine deamidase CheD translates to MSTTEAVVVKVGIADVKIARFPETIRTSGLGSCVGLVLYDKEKQTAGLVHVMLPDSTLSKTAELNRAKYADTAVKTTIDMLVEAGCRKSALKAKLAGGSEMFKFKSTNDLMKIGPRNVLAIKEQLSLYKIPIISEDTGGSSGRTIEFEPKSCMLHIRTVKQGEKTI, encoded by the coding sequence ATGAGTACAACCGAGGCTGTTGTTGTAAAGGTTGGAATTGCTGATGTGAAGATCGCCCGCTTCCCGGAGACCATCCGGACCTCTGGCTTGGGATCATGTGTGGGGCTGGTGCTTTATGATAAAGAAAAGCAAACAGCAGGTCTTGTTCACGTCATGCTGCCGGATTCAACATTATCGAAAACTGCCGAACTCAACCGGGCCAAGTACGCTGATACTGCCGTGAAGACCACAATTGATATGCTGGTAGAAGCGGGGTGCAGGAAATCTGCATTAAAAGCAAAGTTAGCCGGCGGATCGGAAATGTTTAAATTTAAATCAACAAATGATTTGATGAAGATCGGACCGAGAAATGTATTAGCGATAAAGGAACAGCTGTCTTTATATAAAATTCCTATCATTAGTGAAGATACGGGCGGCTCAAGCGGCCGGACGATAGAATTTGAACCGAAGTCCTGCATGCTGCATATTCGAACTGTTAAACAAGGTGAAAAAACGATTTAA
- the flhG gene encoding flagellum location/number ATPase FlhG gives MQMNRFDQAATLRAKMEKRQRVLPMVYSQKAKTLAVISGKGGVGKSNITLNMALALQDKGKKVLLIDLDIGMGNIDILMGNSSSATIIDILTDRKPLLQSLSTGPKGLRYISGGTGLDVIFQLDQRKWAFFANELSHALSQFDYVLFDMGAGLSKDQLPFILSAEDILIITTPEPTAIMDAYSAVKHLVLTENKLSMKVAVNRCRDQKEGLDAFTRLSRTIHMFLDVQVQFAGSISDDAIVSKAVVEQVPFFIKSPQAKASRSVRLLADALFEREETRHKEGKQTFMEKLSSFLMRRA, from the coding sequence GTGCAGATGAACAGATTTGACCAAGCAGCAACTTTACGGGCGAAAATGGAAAAGCGTCAGCGTGTTCTGCCAATGGTTTATTCGCAAAAAGCGAAAACACTTGCTGTCATCAGCGGCAAGGGCGGTGTCGGAAAATCCAATATTACCTTAAACATGGCTCTTGCGCTGCAGGATAAAGGTAAGAAGGTATTGCTCATCGATCTTGATATCGGCATGGGGAACATTGATATATTAATGGGAAACTCATCATCCGCCACAATTATCGATATATTAACCGATCGCAAGCCTTTGCTGCAGTCATTATCCACTGGCCCAAAGGGTTTGCGGTATATATCTGGGGGAACCGGTCTGGATGTGATTTTCCAGCTGGATCAGAGAAAATGGGCGTTTTTTGCCAATGAGCTTTCTCACGCGTTAAGCCAGTTCGATTATGTCCTGTTTGACATGGGAGCGGGCTTATCAAAAGATCAGCTGCCCTTTATTTTATCAGCGGAAGATATTTTGATCATAACAACACCCGAACCGACGGCCATCATGGATGCGTACAGCGCTGTCAAGCACTTAGTTTTGACAGAAAATAAGCTTTCAATGAAGGTGGCTGTCAATCGATGCCGAGATCAAAAGGAAGGGCTGGACGCTTTTACCCGCCTTTCCCGCACGATTCATATGTTTTTAGATGTTCAGGTTCAGTTTGCGGGTTCCATTTCTGATGATGCGATCGTAAGCAAAGCGGTTGTCGAACAGGTTCCTTTTTTTATAAAAAGTCCTCAGGCGAAAGCCAGCCGGTCAGTCCGTCTATTAGCGGACGCCTTGTTTGAAAGAGAAGAAACCAGACACAAAGAAGGCAAACAGACATTTATGGAGAAATTATCTTCTTTTTTAATGAGGAGGGCTTAA
- a CDS encoding flagellar biosynthesis protein FlhF, translated as MKIKKFTAASMQEAALLIRKELGNDAVILNSKKIKKRKWFGLINKPAVEVIAVLDQDFPNKKTPQKEVEPQQTLKTPVSSPKIEERTYLPQFPSPHEPGDFSAYQSVLPEPLRKAEKLLQESGIKESMKTSALKKLLRCSVEAGGLTEDNVIGKLEDILCNALPESDKWQEPIHSKYIVLFGSTGAGKTTTLAKLAAISMLEKQKKIAFITTDTYRIAAVEQLKTYAELLQAPLEVCYTKEEFQKAKELFTEYDHVFIDTAGRNFKEQQYIDELKETIPFESSIQSFLVLSATAKYEDMKHIVKRFSSVPVNQFIFTKIDETASLGSVFNILSETKIGVGFMTNGQNVPEDIQTVSPLDFVRMLCR; from the coding sequence ATGAAAATAAAAAAATTTACTGCTGCTTCAATGCAAGAAGCGGCACTTCTTATCAGAAAAGAGTTAGGTAATGATGCCGTCATCTTAAATTCAAAAAAGATTAAAAAGCGAAAGTGGTTTGGACTCATCAACAAGCCTGCTGTTGAAGTCATTGCTGTATTGGATCAGGACTTTCCTAATAAAAAAACGCCTCAGAAGGAAGTTGAGCCGCAACAAACATTAAAAACTCCGGTAAGCAGTCCGAAAATAGAGGAGAGGACATATCTCCCTCAATTTCCGTCGCCGCATGAGCCTGGTGATTTCTCAGCGTATCAATCTGTACTTCCTGAGCCGCTGCGAAAAGCGGAAAAGCTTTTGCAAGAAAGCGGGATTAAAGAGTCAATGAAGACGAGCGCGCTGAAAAAATTGCTTCGCTGCTCTGTGGAAGCTGGCGGTCTGACGGAAGATAACGTGATCGGTAAACTCGAGGATATACTATGCAATGCATTGCCTGAATCAGACAAGTGGCAGGAGCCTATTCATTCAAAGTATATCGTGCTGTTTGGTTCAACGGGCGCAGGTAAAACGACAACACTGGCAAAGCTCGCTGCTATATCTATGCTTGAAAAACAGAAAAAAATCGCTTTTATTACAACAGATACGTATCGGATTGCAGCTGTTGAACAGTTGAAAACATATGCCGAACTGCTGCAGGCTCCTCTGGAAGTTTGTTATACAAAAGAAGAATTCCAGAAGGCGAAAGAGTTATTCACTGAGTATGATCATGTGTTTATTGATACAGCCGGAAGAAACTTCAAGGAGCAGCAGTACATTGATGAATTGAAAGAGACAATCCCTTTTGAAAGCAGTATTCAGTCATTTCTCGTTTTATCCGCGACTGCAAAATATGAGGATATGAAGCATATTGTCAAACGGTTTTCATCTGTCCCTGTCAATCAGTTTATTTTTACGAAAATTGATGAAACTGCTTCCTTAGGTTCTGTATTTAATATACTTTCAGAAACCAAGATAGGTGTCGGATTTATGACAAACGGCCAGAATGTGCCAGAGGATATACAGACTGTATCACCTCTTGATTTTGTAAGGATGCTGTGCAGATGA
- the cheB gene encoding protein-glutamate O-methylesterase CheB — protein MIRVLVVDDSAFMRKMISDFLTEEKQIEVIGTARNGEEALKKIELLKPDVITLDVEMPVMNGTDTLRKIIEIYNLPVIMVSSQTEKGKACTINCLEIGAFDFITKPSGSISLDLYKIKEQLVERVLAAGLSGQGKHPVSQAASPEPIVRPVKPDVSKPRTSTGRQIVCIGTSTGGPRALQKVIPKLPKGLNAPVVVVQHMPEGFTASLAERLNHLSDIQVKEAKDGEAALNGCVYIAPGGKNISVIKNSEGLQIVLDNLDTPSRHKPSADYLFRSVGKLADYEKIAVIMTGMGNDGTAGLKDMLTAGNVKTIAESEESCVVYGMPKAAVKAGLIHEIKHVEDIAASITSCVKKERV, from the coding sequence TTGATTCGTGTGCTTGTAGTTGATGATTCAGCTTTCATGAGAAAAATGATAAGTGATTTTCTAACCGAGGAAAAGCAGATTGAAGTAATCGGAACTGCGAGAAACGGAGAAGAAGCGCTTAAGAAGATCGAGTTACTAAAACCGGATGTTATTACGCTTGATGTGGAAATGCCGGTCATGAATGGGACAGACACACTGCGCAAAATTATTGAAATTTATAACTTGCCGGTCATCATGGTGTCAAGCCAGACTGAGAAAGGAAAAGCGTGCACAATTAATTGTTTGGAGATCGGTGCCTTTGACTTTATCACAAAGCCATCAGGTTCTATCTCTCTGGATCTGTATAAAATTAAAGAACAATTAGTTGAGCGTGTCCTCGCGGCTGGACTTTCCGGTCAGGGAAAACACCCAGTTTCGCAGGCAGCGAGTCCTGAGCCTATCGTACGTCCTGTAAAGCCTGATGTAAGCAAGCCGAGGACAAGCACAGGCAGACAAATTGTATGTATCGGTACATCAACAGGCGGTCCGAGAGCGTTACAAAAGGTGATACCGAAGCTCCCGAAGGGGTTGAATGCACCGGTGGTTGTTGTGCAGCACATGCCTGAAGGTTTTACTGCTTCTTTGGCTGAGCGTCTGAATCATTTATCTGACATTCAAGTAAAAGAAGCAAAAGATGGTGAAGCGGCTCTCAACGGCTGTGTGTACATAGCGCCGGGCGGAAAAAACATATCCGTTATCAAAAATAGCGAAGGGCTCCAGATCGTTCTTGATAATCTCGACACGCCAAGCCGGCATAAACCATCAGCCGATTATTTATTCCGTTCTGTCGGTAAGCTTGCAGACTATGAAAAAATAGCGGTTATCATGACCGGGATGGGCAATGACGGCACTGCCGGCCTTAAAGACATGCTTACAGCCGGCAATGTGAAAACCATTGCGGAGTCTGAGGAATCTTGTGTCGTATATGGAATGCCAAAAGCTGCTGTTAAAGCGGGTCTCATTCATGAGATTAAACATGTGGAAGATATCGCAGCATCCATCACAAGCTGTGTGAAAAAAGAGAGGGTGTGA
- the cheA gene encoding chemotaxis protein CheA, whose protein sequence is MDMNQYLDVFIDESKEHLQTCNEKLLLLEKDPTDLQLVHDIFRAAHTLKGMSATMGYTDLAHLTHLLENVLDAFRNGDMAVTADWLDILFEALDHLEAMVQSIIDGGDGKRDISEVSAKLDVNNTHAETAASAEPAEEQSSAPDWEYDEFERTVIQEAEEQGFKRYEIKISLNENCMLKAVRVYMVFEKLNEVGEVAKTIPSAEVLETEDFGTDFQVCFLTHQSSEEIEQLINGVSEIEQVEVIQGAPLTSAEKPGESKSAESQAPVSVKQEKQKQPAKNDDQAKHTAGGSKTIRVNIDRLDSLMNLFEELVIDRGRLEQIAKELEHNELTETVERMTRISGDLQSIILNMRMVPVETVFNRFPRMIRQLQKELNKKIELSIIGAETELDRTVIDEIGDPLVHLIRNSIDHGIESPETRLQKGKPESGKVVLKAYHSGNHVFIEVEDDGAGLNRKKILEKALERGVVTEKEAETLEDNQIYELIFAPGFSTADQISDISGRGVGLDVVKNKLESLGGSVSVKSAEGQGSLFSIQLPLTLSIISVLLVKLEEETFAIPISSIIETAVINRKDILQTHDREVIDFRGHIVPVVYLKEEFKINDTRQDAEQLHIIVVKKGDKPTAFVVDSFIGQQEVVLKSLGDYLTNVFAISGATILGDGEVALIIDCNALII, encoded by the coding sequence ATGGATATGAATCAGTATTTAGATGTCTTTATTGATGAGAGTAAAGAACATTTACAAACATGTAATGAAAAGCTTCTCCTTTTAGAGAAAGACCCGACTGACCTTCAGCTCGTTCATGATATATTCAGGGCTGCCCATACATTAAAAGGAATGAGCGCAACGATGGGCTATACAGATTTAGCACATCTAACCCACCTGCTTGAAAACGTGCTGGATGCATTCCGAAACGGAGACATGGCAGTTACCGCAGATTGGCTTGACATTTTGTTTGAAGCTCTGGACCACCTGGAAGCTATGGTCCAATCTATTATTGACGGCGGAGACGGTAAAAGGGATATTTCAGAAGTGAGCGCCAAGCTTGATGTGAATAATACGCATGCTGAAACGGCTGCCTCTGCGGAGCCTGCAGAAGAACAGAGTTCAGCACCTGATTGGGAATATGACGAATTTGAACGGACTGTCATACAAGAAGCGGAGGAGCAAGGTTTCAAACGATATGAAATCAAGATTTCTCTGAACGAAAACTGTATGTTAAAAGCAGTTCGGGTATATATGGTGTTTGAAAAGCTTAATGAAGTCGGAGAAGTGGCTAAAACAATCCCAAGTGCGGAAGTGCTTGAAACAGAAGATTTCGGCACTGACTTTCAAGTTTGCTTCTTAACACATCAATCATCTGAAGAGATTGAACAATTAATCAATGGAGTTTCAGAAATTGAGCAAGTCGAAGTCATTCAAGGGGCTCCTTTAACATCAGCTGAAAAGCCGGGAGAATCTAAGTCGGCGGAATCACAAGCGCCTGTATCGGTAAAGCAGGAAAAACAAAAACAGCCTGCCAAAAATGACGACCAGGCGAAGCATACCGCCGGGGGATCTAAAACAATTCGCGTCAACATTGACAGACTGGATTCTTTAATGAACTTATTTGAAGAGCTTGTCATTGACCGCGGGCGTCTAGAACAGATTGCAAAAGAGCTTGAGCACAATGAACTGACTGAAACAGTTGAACGAATGACCAGAATTTCCGGAGATTTGCAGTCGATTATTCTCAATATGAGAATGGTTCCGGTTGAAACTGTTTTTAACCGGTTCCCGAGAATGATTCGCCAGCTTCAAAAAGAGCTGAATAAAAAAATAGAACTCTCGATCATCGGTGCAGAAACTGAACTTGATCGAACAGTAATTGATGAAATCGGAGATCCTCTCGTTCACTTGATCAGAAACAGTATTGATCACGGGATCGAGTCTCCGGAAACGCGTTTGCAAAAGGGAAAACCGGAATCAGGAAAAGTTGTGCTAAAAGCCTATCACAGCGGCAACCATGTCTTTATCGAAGTAGAGGACGACGGCGCAGGCCTTAATCGCAAAAAAATTCTTGAAAAAGCGCTTGAGCGCGGCGTTGTTACGGAAAAAGAAGCTGAAACCTTAGAAGATAACCAAATTTACGAATTGATCTTCGCTCCAGGGTTCTCAACTGCTGATCAAATTTCTGACATTTCCGGCCGCGGCGTCGGACTTGACGTTGTGAAAAATAAACTGGAGTCTCTTGGCGGTTCAGTGAGTGTGAAATCTGCAGAAGGCCAAGGCTCTCTATTCAGCATTCAGCTTCCGCTTACATTGTCCATTATTTCAGTTCTGCTGGTCAAATTGGAAGAAGAGACATTTGCCATTCCGATTTCTTCAATCATTGAAACAGCAGTTATTAACAGAAAAGACATTTTACAAACACATGACCGTGAAGTGATTGACTTTAGAGGGCACATTGTCCCTGTCGTTTATTTAAAAGAAGAGTTTAAAATAAATGATACAAGACAAGATGCGGAACAGCTCCATATCATTGTCGTGAAAAAAGGCGATAAACCTACTGCATTTGTAGTGGACTCCTTTATTGGCCAGCAGGAAGTTGTGCTGAAATCACTCGGAGATTATTTAACAAACGTCTTTGCAATTTCCGGAGCTACTATTTTAGGAGACGGAGAAGTAGCGCTCATTATTGATTGTAATGCACTGATTATTTAA
- the rpsB gene encoding 30S ribosomal protein S2 — protein sequence MSVISMKQLLEAGVHFGHQTRRWNPKMKRYIFTERNGIYIIDLQKTVKKVEEAYNFTKNLAAEGGKILFVGTKKQAQDSVKEEAQRSGMYYVNQRWLGGTLTNFETIQKRIKRLKDIEKMQENGTFEVLPKKEVVQLKKELERLEKFLGGIKDMKDLPDALFIIDPRKERIAVAEARKLNIPIIGIVDTNCDPDEIDVVIPANDDAIRAVKLLTSKMADAILEAKQGEEEAEVAEETAPETETTTA from the coding sequence ATGTCAGTCATTTCTATGAAGCAATTGCTTGAAGCTGGTGTTCACTTCGGTCACCAAACACGCCGTTGGAACCCAAAAATGAAGCGTTACATTTTCACGGAGCGTAACGGAATCTATATCATTGACCTTCAAAAAACAGTCAAAAAAGTAGAGGAAGCTTACAACTTCACTAAAAATCTTGCTGCTGAAGGCGGAAAAATCCTTTTCGTCGGAACAAAAAAACAAGCTCAAGATTCTGTTAAAGAAGAAGCTCAGCGCTCTGGCATGTACTATGTCAACCAACGCTGGTTGGGCGGTACATTAACAAACTTTGAAACAATCCAAAAACGTATTAAACGTCTTAAAGACATTGAAAAAATGCAAGAAAACGGTACGTTTGAAGTGCTTCCTAAAAAAGAAGTCGTTCAATTGAAAAAAGAATTAGAGCGTCTTGAAAAATTCCTAGGCGGAATTAAAGATATGAAGGATCTTCCTGATGCATTATTCATCATCGATCCTCGCAAAGAGCGCATCGCTGTTGCGGAAGCTCGCAAATTAAACATCCCTATCATTGGTATCGTTGATACTAACTGTGATCCTGATGAGATTGATGTTGTAATCCCAGCGAACGATGACGCTATCCGCGCTGTTAAACTTCTAACTTCTAAAATGGCAGATGCAATCTTAGAAGCGAAGCAAGGCGAAGAAGAAGCGGAAGTTGCTGAAGAAACTGCACCAGAAACAGAAACAACAACTGCGTAA
- the cheW gene encoding chemotaxis protein CheW translates to MTAEIKTGEKMIVFVVNGKEYAISVTQVKSIEKWQKPTRVPGVEPYICGVINLRGVVTPVIDLRKRLNLPEYQITDETRIIIIAYRDIEVGWIVDEANDVITVHENEIESAPESVQKDMDVAIEQIVKQENRLLNIIDANAVLDKESSQSAVPDQA, encoded by the coding sequence ATGACTGCAGAAATTAAAACAGGGGAAAAAATGATTGTTTTTGTGGTAAATGGCAAAGAATATGCCATTTCCGTCACTCAGGTGAAATCAATTGAAAAATGGCAAAAGCCGACGAGAGTGCCTGGCGTCGAACCATATATTTGCGGGGTAATCAATTTGCGCGGGGTGGTGACTCCGGTTATTGATTTAAGAAAGCGCCTGAATTTGCCAGAGTATCAAATTACAGATGAAACACGAATTATCATTATTGCTTATCGTGATATTGAAGTTGGCTGGATTGTAGATGAAGCTAATGATGTGATTACCGTACACGAAAATGAAATAGAATCTGCTCCAGAAAGCGTCCAGAAAGATATGGATGTGGCAATCGAACAGATTGTGAAACAAGAGAACAGGCTCTTAAATATTATTGATGCGAACGCGGTTTTGGATAAAGAATCATCTCAGTCCGCTGTGCCCGATCAAGCTTAA
- the sigD gene encoding RNA polymerase sigma-28 factor SigD, translating into MQSLNYEDQVLWTRWKEWKDPKAGDDLMRRYMPLVTYHVGRISVGLPKSVHKDDLMSLGMLGLYDALEKFDPSRDLKFDTYASFRIRGAIIDGLRKEDWLPRTSREKTKKVEATIEKLEQRYLRNVTPAEIAEELGMTVQDVVSTMNEGFFANLLSIDEKLHDQDDGENIQVMIRDDKNVPPEEKIMKDELIAQLAEKIHELSEKEQLVVSLFYKEELTLTEIGQVLNLSTSRISQIHSKALFKLKNLLEKVIQ; encoded by the coding sequence ATGCAATCCTTGAATTATGAAGATCAGGTGCTTTGGACGCGCTGGAAAGAGTGGAAAGATCCTAAAGCCGGTGACGATTTAATGCGCCGTTACATGCCGCTTGTCACATATCATGTAGGCAGAATTTCTGTCGGACTGCCGAAATCAGTGCATAAAGACGATCTAATGAGCCTTGGTATGCTTGGTTTATATGATGCCCTTGAAAAATTTGACCCCAGCCGGGACTTAAAATTTGATACCTACGCCTCGTTTAGAATTCGCGGTGCAATCATAGACGGGCTTCGCAAAGAAGATTGGCTGCCCAGAACCTCACGTGAAAAAACAAAGAAGGTTGAAGCGACAATTGAAAAGCTTGAACAGCGCTATCTTCGGAACGTAACGCCCGCAGAAATTGCAGAGGAACTCGGAATGACGGTACAGGATGTAGTGTCAACAATGAATGAAGGCTTTTTTGCCAATCTGCTGTCAATTGATGAAAAGCTCCATGATCAAGATGATGGTGAAAACATTCAGGTCATGATCAGAGATGACAAAAATGTTCCGCCTGAGGAAAAGATTATGAAGGATGAACTGATTGCGCAGCTTGCAGAAAAAATTCACGAACTCTCTGAAAAAGAACAGCTGGTAGTCAGTTTGTTCTACAAAGAGGAGTTGACATTGACAGAAATCGGACAAGTATTAAATCTTTCTACGTCCCGCATATCACAAATCCATTCAAAGGCACTATTTAAATTAAAGAATTTGCTTGAAAAAGTGATTCAATAA
- the cheC gene encoding CheY-P phosphatase CheC, with translation MSIFNGIKEEQMDILREVGNIGAGHSASAMAQLLNRKIDMEVPFAKLLSFDELVDFFGGADTPVASIFLRMEGDLTGSMFFIMPFYQAEQFIRELIGNPEFDIEDLGEDQMSSSALHELGNILAGSYLTALADLTKLQLYPSVPEVSLDMFGAVISEGLMELSQVGEHAIVVDTSIFDQSHQQELKAHMFMLPDYDSFEKLFVALGASL, from the coding sequence ATGAGTATTTTTAATGGAATCAAAGAAGAGCAGATGGACATTTTGCGGGAAGTCGGCAATATTGGCGCCGGCCACTCCGCCTCTGCAATGGCCCAGCTGTTAAATAGAAAGATAGATATGGAAGTCCCGTTTGCAAAGCTGCTGTCTTTCGATGAACTTGTCGATTTTTTCGGCGGCGCCGATACCCCGGTTGCCAGCATCTTCTTAAGGATGGAAGGCGATTTAACGGGTTCAATGTTCTTTATAATGCCTTTTTATCAGGCGGAGCAGTTTATCAGAGAGCTGATTGGAAACCCCGAATTTGATATAGAGGATTTAGGTGAAGATCAAATGAGCTCATCCGCTTTGCATGAACTGGGCAATATTTTAGCAGGGTCATATTTAACAGCCTTGGCGGATTTGACGAAACTCCAGCTTTACCCAAGCGTACCTGAAGTTTCATTGGACATGTTCGGCGCTGTGATCAGCGAAGGGCTGATGGAGCTCAGTCAGGTTGGAGAACATGCTATTGTTGTCGACACGTCAATTTTTGACCAAAGCCATCAGCAGGAGCTGAAAGCGCATATGTTTATGCTGCCGGACTATGATTCATTTGAAAAGCTCTTTGTCGCCTTGGGTGCATCATTATGA